The Streptomyces sp. NBC_00335 DNA window ACCGACCAGGAGTACAACGGAATCATCAGGCGCGGCGCCAAGCTGATCTACGCCTACGCCGAGGCGACCGTCCCCCTGATCACCGTCATCACCCGCAAGGCCTTCGGCGGCGCCTACGACGTGATGGGCTCCAAGCACCTGGGCGCCGACCTCAACCTCGCCTGGCCGACCGCGCAGATCGCCGTCATGGGCGCGCAGGGAGCGGTCAACATCCTGCACCGCCGGGCCATCGCCGAGGCCGAGGAGGCCGGCACCGCCGAGGAGACCAGGGCGCGGCTCATCACCGAGTACGAGGACGCGCTGCTGAACCCGTACACGGCCGCCGAGCGCGGGTACATCGACGCGGTGACCATGCCGTCCGAGACCCGGGCGCACGTGGTGAAGGGACTGCGGCAGCTGCGCACCAAGCGGGAGTCCCTGCCCCCGAAGAAGCACGGCAACATCCCGCTCTAGCAGGCACGAGGAGCTCATAGTGGTGATCAAGGTCGTCAAGGGGAACCCGACCCCCGAGGAGCTGGCCGCCGCACTGGCGGTGGTCCGAGCGCGCGCGGCGGCCCTCGCGTCGGAGCCGTCGGGCGCGGAGCGGGTGAGCGACGCGTGGTCGGCGCCGGGCCGGGTGGCCCGCCGCACCCTGCCGCACCCCGGGCCGGGCGCGTGGGGCCGTACGTACTGGCCCTCTTAGCCGGGCACGTTCCCGCGCAGCCGGGCACAAGTGAAGATGGCGTGAACTGCCCGTGGCGCCTGAGTACCCGTACTCAGGCGCCACGGGCGTGCTCCGGGACAGGATCGGGGCATGCTCTGGTCAGACCCGAAGAACGAGCCGCCCAAAGACATGCGCGACGCCGAGGCGATGGTCCGGCGGATGACGGTGATCGTCGTCATCGCGATGGTCGTCGTGGTGTACGTGCTGGGCGTGGGCGGTTTCTGAAGCCTGCCCTCGAAGCACCGCGGCCCGTACCCCCGGGCCGCCCCTACGATGGCGGGCATGACTGCTGCCCCCCGCCACGCCCTCGTCCTCGCCTCCGCTTCGCCCGCCCGGCTGAACCTGCTGCGGCAGGCCGGGCTCGCCCCGCACGTGATCGTGAGCGGCTTCGACGAGGACGCCCTGACCGCCGACTCCCCCGCCGAGCTGGCGCTCGCGCTGGCCGAGGCGAAGGCCGCCGTCGTGGCGGCCCTGGACGAGGCCGCGGGGGCCCTGGTGATCGGCTGCGACTCCGTGCTGGAGCTGGACGGCGAGGCGCTGGGCAAGCCGGCGGACGCCGAGGAGGCCACGGCCCGCTGGAAGTCGATGCGCGGGCGCGCCGGGGTGCTGCGCACCGGGCACTGCGTGATCGACACGGCGAGCGGCGCGAAGGTTTCGGCCACGGCGTCGACGACGGTCCGCTTCGGCGAGCCGACGGACGCCGAGGTGGCGGCGTACGTGGCGAGCGGGGAACCGCTGCACGTGGCGGGGGCGTTCACCCTGGACGGGCTGTCGGCCCCGTTCATCGAGGGAATCGACGGGGATCACGGCAATGTGATCGGGATCTCCATGCCGCTGCTGCGCTCGCTGCTGGCCGAACTGGGCTTTTCGATCACGGACTTGTGGGCCTGACGTCCCCGGGCTTGCCGAAGTCGCCGAAGTCGGCGAGCGGGTGGCCCGGCGGCGCGTCCCGGATCTCGGGCCGCTCGTCCGGGGCGTCCGGGCCCGCGAAGCCGTCCAGGGGGCCGCTGGAGCCCTCCGCGGGGCCGCCCGCGCCGTCTGCGGCCCCGCCCGCGCCCTTGGCCGCGTAGAGCGTCAGGCTCAGCACCAGCAGGCAGAGGATCAGCATCATCACCGCGAAGGCGCCCCAGCCCACCAGGCCGACGACGAGGGCGCCGAGCAGTCCGTGGGTGACGGCGGCGCTGACGAGCAGCACGCGCGCGAAGCCGCTCAGGGCCCGGTCGCGGACCGCGGCGATGACGAGGAACACCGCGCAGGCCAGCAGGAACACGGCCATGCCGGCACCGAGCGCATAAGTTGCCTTGGACATGACATCCGGATCGCCGCCCGCGATGGACATGGACTGGTTCTCGGTGGTCCGTCCCAGGACGAGGTGGACGAAGCCGAGCACCGCCGCCTCCACGACGAGAACGACCGCGGTCGCTCCGGCCACGGATCTCCGCAGCACCACTCCACCCACACCGCTCACACCAGCCACGACGCCCCCACCCCGCATACACAAGCCCGTTCGACGCCTGGAGGCTACTAACGGGTAAACCTTCGGACAAGGGGCCCGGACCGCTTCGTTACGGTCGGGCTGCCGTACGGCGTCGGCCCGGTGCCGACGCCGCGCCCGCGCAAGGAATGCATGGGCCGTTCGTAGGGATTCGACAAAGAATCACCCCGGGCGGCTGACCCGGCGAACAGAGACCCCGGACACACGGCAGGGTTACTGTGCAGTCGGGGATCCCCCTGACATGGGGCGCCACAAGGCTTTTATCGACCCGGGGTCGACTCGGATAACAGTCCGTGTGGGCAAGGTCACCACCGGGGAAGGGTCGAAAGGCCGTGTGGGCTGTCCCTAAACTCAGCTTGTTTCAAGGAGGGAGCCATCGTGCGCAAGGTGCTCATCGCCAACCGTGGCGAAATCGCAGTCCGCGTTGCTCGGGCCTGCCGGGATGCCGGGATCGCGAGCGTAGCCGTCTACGCCGACCCGGACCGGGACGCTCTGCACGTCCGCGCGGCCGACGAAGCTTTCGCGTTGGGCGGTGACACCCCGGCCGCCAGCTACTTGGACATCTCCAAGATCCTGCAGGCCGCAGCCGACTCCGGTGCGGACGCCATCCATCCCGGATACGGCTTCCTTTCCGAGAACGCCGAATTCGCGCAGGCCGTCATCGACGCGGGCCTGATCTGGATCGGCCCGCCGCCGCAGGCGATCCGCGACCTCGGTGACAAGGTCGCCGCCCGCCACATCGCGCTGCGCGCCGGCGCCCCGCTGGTGGCCGGCACCCCGGACCCGGTCTCCGGGTCGGACGAGGTCGTCGCGTTCGCCAAGGAGCACGGCCTGCCGATCGCGATCAAGGCCGCCTTCGGCGGTGGCGGTCGCGGTCTGAAGGTCGCCCGGAACATCGAGGAGATCCCGGAGCTCTACGACTCCGCCGTGCGCGAGGCCGTCGCCGCCTTCGGCCGCGGCGAGTGCTTCGTCGAGCAGTACCTCGACAAGCCCCGCCACGTGGAGACCCAGTGCCTGGCCGACTCCCACGGCAACGTGGTCGTCGTCTCGACCCGTGACTGCTCGCTGCAGCGCCGCCACCAGAAGCTGGTGGAGGAGGCCCCGGCGCCGTTCCTGACCGAGGCCCAGAACGCCGAGCTGTACGCGGCGTCGAAGGCGATCCTGAAGGAAGCCGGCTACGTCGGCGCCGGCACCGTCGAGTTCCTCGTCTCCGCCGACGGCCTGATCTCCTTCCTGGAGGTCAACACCCGCCTGCAGGTCGAGCACCCGGTCACCGAAGAGGTCACCGGCATCGACCTGGTGCGCGAGATGTTCCGCATCGCCGACGGCGAAGAGCTCGGCTACGGCGACCCCGTCCTGCGCGGTCACTCCTTCGAGTTCCGCATCAACGGCGAAGACCCGGGCCGCGGCTTCCTCCCGGCACCGGGCACCGTCACCAAGTTCGCCCCGCCGACCGGTCCGGGCGTCCGCCTGGACGCGGGCGTCGAGTCCGGCTCGGTCATCGGCCCCGCCTGGGACTCCCTGCTCGCCAAGCTCATCGTCACGGGCGCCACCCGCGAGCAGGCCCTGCAGCGGGCGGCCCGCGCGCTGGCCGAGTTCGAGGTGGAGGGCATGGCCACGGCCATCCCGTTCCACCGTGCGGTCGTCGTCGACCCCGCCTTCACCGCGGACCCGTTCACGATCCACACCCGCTGGATCGAGACCGAGTTCGTCAACGAGATCCCCGCGTTCGTGGTCCCCGCCGCGGACGACACCGAGGACGAGCCCGGCCGCGAGACGGTGGTCGTCGAGGTCGGCGGCAAGCGCCTGGAGGTCTCCCTCCCGTCCTCGCTGGGCATGACCCTGGCCCGTACGGCCGCTGCGGGCGGCGCGAAGCCGAAGCGCCGCGCGGCCAAGAAGTCCGGCCCGGCCGCCTCCGGCGACACCCTGGCCTCGCCCATGCAGGGCACGATCGTGAAGGTCGCGGTCGAGGAGGGCCAGCAGGTCAACGAGGGCGACCTGATCGTCGTCCTCGAAGCAATGAAGATGGAACAGCCGCTGAACGCCCACCGCTCGGGCACGATCGTGGGCCTCGCGGCAGAGGTCGGCGCGTCGCTCACCTCCGGCGCGGCCATCTGCGAGATCAAGGACTGACGTCCTGGACGGGGCGTCCGGGGCTCGCGCCCCGGACCCCGCGCCTCAAACGCCGGCGGGGCTGGACGCATCCAGCCCCGCCGGCGTTTGAGGCGATCTTTTCAAGGGCGCCGCAGGCGGCCTACCGGCGCCGCATGTCCGCGACCCGCGCCCGCTCCGCCTGCTGCTCGTGCAACGGCGCCCCCGCGCTGCGGAGCTGGGCCGTCGGCCCACCGCGACGCTGGACGGGGAGCGGAGACTCCCGGCGCGGACGCCGCCCGGCCATCGACTCCCCACCGCCGGAGGCACTGGCCCCGGCCACGGTGATCTGCACGCCCTGGTCCGCCAGCGCCTGCAGCTCCGTACCGGCCCGGTCGTCGTGCGGCGGCGGCTCGTCCGTCACCAGACGGGTGATCACATCGGTCGGCACGGTCTGGAACATGGTGTCCGTCCCGAGCTTCGTGTGGTCGGCCAGGACCACCACCTCCGCCGCGGCCTGCACCAGCGCCCGGTCCACGCTCGCGGAGAGCATGTTGGAGGTGGACAGCCCGCGCTCGGCGGTCAGACCGCTGCCGGACAGGAAGGCCCGCGAGACCCGCAGCCCCTGGAGGGACTGCTCGGCGCCGCTGCCGACCAGCGCGTAGTTGGAACCGCGCAGGGTTCCGCCCGTCATCACCACTTCCACCCGGTTCGCATGGGCCAGCGCCTGTGCGACGAGCAGGGAGTTGGTGACGACGGTGAGTCCGGGCACCCTGGCGAGCCGGCGGGCCAGCTCCTGGGTGGTGGTGCCCGCGCCGACGACCACGGCCTCGCCTTCTTCGACGAGTCCGGCCGCGACATCGGCGATGGCGGTCTTCTCCGCCGTCGCGAGATGGGATTTTTGCGGAAAGCCGGATTCTCGCGTGAAACCGCCCGGCAGTACCGCACCGCCGTGCCGGCGGTCGAGGAGTCCTTCTGCCTCCAGTGCCCGCACGTCCCGCCGTACGGTCACTTCGGAGGTCTGGACGACGCGGGCGAGCTCCCGGAGCGATACCGCTCCGTTGGCCCGCACCATTTCGAGGATCAATTGGCGACGTTCTGCAGCGAACACGAAACTGACAGTAACCCGGGTGACCGTCTGCTTTCAGCTCCTTGCGCCGGAATTCCGAAGTTGTCCATACCGTGGGGCAGTTAGTGGTATACGGGGTCGGCCCGCCGCGCACTTGCTCCGCGACGGGCCGACCATTCACTCCAAAGCCCTTGCTCACAAGGGCCGTTATCGGTACTTACGCCTCGTCGGAGGACTTCCGCGTGTGCAGCTGGCGGGCGACCTCGGCGATCGAACCGGACAGCGAGGGGTACACGGTGAACGCGTTTGCGATCTGCTCGACCGTCAGGTTGTTGTCGACGGCGATCGAGATCGGGTGGATGAGCTCGCTCGCGCGCGGCGAGACGACCACGCCGCCCACGACGATCCCGGTGCCGGGCCGGCAGAACATCTTCACGAAGCCGTCCCGGATGCCCTGCATCTTGGCGCGCGGGTTGCGCAGCAGCGGGAGCTTCACGACACGGGCATCGATCTTGCCCGAGTCCACGTCGGCCTGGGTGTAACCGACGGTGGCGATCTCGGGGTCGGTGAAGACGTTCGAGGAGACCGTCTTCAGGTTCAGCGGGGCCACCGCGTCGCCGAGGAAGTGGTACATCGCGATGCGCCCCTGCATGGCGGCAACCGAAGCCAGCGCGAAGACCCCGGTCACGTCGCCGGCCGCGTACACGCCGGGCGAAGAGGTACGGGAGACCTTGTCGGTCCAGATGTGCCCGGACTCCTTGAGCTTGACCCCGGACTCCTCCAGGTTCATGTTGCCCGTGTTCGGGATCGCGCCGACCGCCATCAGGCAGTGCGTGCCGGAGAGGACCCGGCCGTCGGAGAGGGTGACCTCGACCCGGTCGCCCACCCGCTTCGCGGACTCCGCGCGGGAGCGGCCGATGACGTTCATGCCGCGGCGCCGGAAGACGTCCTCCAGCACGGCGGCGGCGTCCGGGTCCTCGCCGGGGAGCACCCGGTCGCGGGAGGACACGAGGGTCACCCGGGAGCCGAGGGCCTGGTACGCGCCGGCGAACTCGGCGCCGGTCACGCCGGAGCCGACCACGATGAGCTCCTCGGGGAGCTCCTCCAGGTCGTAGACCTGGGTCCAGTTCAGGATCCGCTCGCCGTCGGGCATCGCGTCCGGGATCTCGCGGGGGTGCCCGCCGGTCGCGATGAGCACCGCGTCGGCGGTCAGGATCGTCTCGGATCCGTCGGCCGCCGTGACGATGACGTCCCGCGTCCCGTCGATGCCCTGCGGGCCGCCGAGCTTGGCGCGGCCCCGCACGACGCGGGCGCCGGCCCGGGTGACGGACGCGGTGATGTCGTGGGACTGGGCGAGCGCCAGGCGCTTGACGCGCCGGTTCACCTTGCCGAGGTCCACGCCGACGACGCGCGCGGCCTGCTCGATGTGCGGGGTGTCGTCCGCGACGACGATGCCCAGTTCCTCGTACGACGAGTCGAAGGTCGTCATGACCTCGGCGGTCGCGATGAGAGTCTTGGAGGGCACGCAGTCGGTGAGCACCGACGCGCCGCCCAGACCGTCGCAGTCCACGACGGTCACCTCCGCGCCGAGCTGGGCCCCTACGAGGGCCGCCTCATACCCGCCGGGTCCGCCGCCGATGATCACGATCCGGGTCACGAAAACTCCGCCTCACGTCTACCCGGCCGGCTGCCGCCCCGGCCGGGGCTTCCGGGGGGTCTCCCCGGGGGATGCATTCCGTACGTCATTGTCCCGCACGCATCAAGGTGCTTCACGCCCGGTCCCACCATCCGGGACGCGGGCCCCGTACGCGGCCGGGAGCGCAGCGGGGGCCGCCCCTCCCGTACCCTCGACCTCATGTCGCTCTACGCCGCGTACGCCGGCAACCTCGACCCGCGGCTGATGACGCGCCGCGCTCCGCATTCGCCGCTGCGCGGAACGGGCTGGATCAACGACTGGCGGCTGACCTTCGGCGGCGAGCAGATGGGCTGGGAGGGCGCGCTGGCGACGATCGTCGAGGCTCCGCGCCACCAGGTCTTCGTCGCGCTGTACGACGTGGCCCCGCTCGACGAGGACTCGATGGACCGGTGGGAGGGCGTCGGGCTCGACATCTACCGCCGCATGCGGGTGCGCGTGCACACGCTGGACGGCGAGGAAGCGGCCTGGGTGTACGTCCTCAACGGCTACGAGGGCGGCCTGCCCTCGGCCCGCTACCTGGGCGAACTCGCCGACGCGGCCGAATCCGCGGGCGCCCCGCACGACTACGTGATGGAACTGCGCAAGCGACCCTGCTGAATCCGGCCCCACTGGCCATATACGACCCCACAGGCCACATCCGGCCCCGCAGGCCAAATCCAGCCCCGCCGGCGTTTGAGGCGCGGGGTCCGGGGCAGAGCCCCGGCAACGGCGCCGCACGGCCCCCACGCACCCCGCCCGGGACAATTGGTCGGAAACGACAAGGCAACGATCCGAATACCGTGAGCTGCGCCATCTACGCGCGTAGGAGAAGAGCGGCTACGCTCTTCCGCGTGAACGCATCTGTTACCGACCCCTTCGCCGCCGCCGACGCCGCCGCCGCCCGCCTGCGCGAGCTGACCGGCGCCGAGACCCACGATGTCGCCCTCGTGATGGGCTCCGGCTGGGCCCCCGCCGCGGAGGCGCTCGGCGCGCCCGAGGCCGAGTTCCCGGTCACCGAGCTGCCCGGCTTCCCGCCCCCCGCCGTCGAGGGCCACGGCGGCAAGATCCGCTCGTACAAGATCGGCGAGAAGCGCGCCCTGCTCTTCCTCGGCCGGACCCACTACTACGAGGGCCGCGGCGTCGCCGCCGTCGCCCACGGCGTGCGCACGGCCGTCGCCGCCGGCTGCAAGACCATCGTCCTGACCAACGGCTGCGGTGGCCTGCGCGAGGGCATGAAGCCCGGCCAGCCGGTCCTGATCAGCGACCACCTCAACCTCACGGCCACCTCGCCGATCGTCGGCGCGAACTTCGTGGACCTGACCGACCTGTACTCGCCGCGCCTGCGCGCGATGTGCAAGGAGATCGACGAGACCCTCGAAGAGGGCGTCTACGTGCAGTTCCCCGGCCCGCACTACGAGACCCCGGCCGAGATCAACATGATCCGCGTCATGGGCGCCGACCTGGTCGGCATGTCCACCGTGCTGGAGGCCATCGCCGCCCGTGAGGCCGGCGCCGAGGTGCTCGGCATCTCGCTGGTCACCAACCTGGCGGCGGGCCTGTCCGGCGAGCCGCTGAACCACGAAGAGGTGCTCCAGGCCGGCCGCGACTCGGCCGCGCGCATGGGCAAGCTGCTGACCCAGGTCCTCGCCCGGATCTGAACGACGCACCGGACGACGGACGACGGACCGTACGAGAGGTAAGGCGGAAGTAGTGCAGGACGTGCAGGACGTGCAGGACGATCTGATCGCACGGGCCCGGGCCTGGATGGCCGAGGACCCGGACCCGGAGACGGCCGACGAGCTCGCCAAGCTCATCGAGGCCGGTGACACGACCGAGCTCGCGGACCGCTTCTCCGGCATGCTGCAGTTCGGCACCGCCGGACTCCGCGGCGAGCTGGGCGCGGGCCCGATGCGGATGAACCGCAATGTGGTCATCCGGGCCGCGGCCGGCCTCGCGGCCTACCTCAAGGCCCAGGGCCACGACGGCGGCCTGGTCGTCGTCGGCTACGACGCCCGCTACAAGTCGGCCGACTTCGCCCGCGACACCGCCGCGGTGATGATCGGCGCCGGGCTGCGCGCCGCCGTCCTGCCCCGGCCGCTGCCGACGCCCGTCCTCGCGTACGCCATAAGGCACCTGGGCGCCGTCGCCGGCGTCGAGGTGACCGCGAGCCACAACCCGCCCCGGGACAACGGCTACAAGGTCTACCTCGGCGACGGTTCGCAGATCGTCTCCCCGGCCGACGCGGAGATCGCCGCGCAGATCGACGCGATCGCCGCACTGGCCGACGTACCGCGGGCCGAGGACGGCTGGCAGGACCTCGGCGACGAGGTCCTGGAGGCCTACCTGGCACGCACGGACGCCGTCCTGACCCCCGGGTCACCGCGCGGCGTGCGGACCGTCTACACGGCCATGCACGGCGTCGGCAAGGACGTGGTCCTGGCCGCCTTCGCCCGCGCCGGCTTCCCCGCCCCGGTCCTCGTGGCCGAGCAGGCGGAGCCCGACCCGGCCTTCCCGACGGTGGCCTTCCCCAACCCGGAGGAGCCGGGCGCGATGGACCTGTCCTTCGCCACGGCCGCCCGGGTGAACCCGGACATCGTCATCGCCAACGACCCCGACGCCGACCGCTGCGCGGTGGCCGTCCCGGACGCCGCCTCGGCCTCCGGCTGGCGGATGCTGCGCGGCGACGAGGTCGGCGCGCTGCTCGCCGCCCACCTGGTGCACAAGGGCGCCACGGGCGTCTTCGCCGAGTCGATCGTCTCCTCCTCCCTCCTCGG harbors:
- a CDS encoding acyl-CoA carboxylase subunit epsilon, which produces MVIKVVKGNPTPEELAAALAVVRARAAALASEPSGAERVSDAWSAPGRVARRTLPHPGPGAWGRTYWPS
- the mmpB gene encoding morphogenic membrane protein MmpB; amino-acid sequence: MLWSDPKNEPPKDMRDAEAMVRRMTVIVVIAMVVVVYVLGVGGF
- a CDS encoding Maf family protein translates to MTAAPRHALVLASASPARLNLLRQAGLAPHVIVSGFDEDALTADSPAELALALAEAKAAVVAALDEAAGALVIGCDSVLELDGEALGKPADAEEATARWKSMRGRAGVLRTGHCVIDTASGAKVSATASTTVRFGEPTDAEVAAYVASGEPLHVAGAFTLDGLSAPFIEGIDGDHGNVIGISMPLLRSLLAELGFSITDLWA
- a CDS encoding acetyl/propionyl/methylcrotonyl-CoA carboxylase subunit alpha; protein product: MRKVLIANRGEIAVRVARACRDAGIASVAVYADPDRDALHVRAADEAFALGGDTPAASYLDISKILQAAADSGADAIHPGYGFLSENAEFAQAVIDAGLIWIGPPPQAIRDLGDKVAARHIALRAGAPLVAGTPDPVSGSDEVVAFAKEHGLPIAIKAAFGGGGRGLKVARNIEEIPELYDSAVREAVAAFGRGECFVEQYLDKPRHVETQCLADSHGNVVVVSTRDCSLQRRHQKLVEEAPAPFLTEAQNAELYAASKAILKEAGYVGAGTVEFLVSADGLISFLEVNTRLQVEHPVTEEVTGIDLVREMFRIADGEELGYGDPVLRGHSFEFRINGEDPGRGFLPAPGTVTKFAPPTGPGVRLDAGVESGSVIGPAWDSLLAKLIVTGATREQALQRAARALAEFEVEGMATAIPFHRAVVVDPAFTADPFTIHTRWIETEFVNEIPAFVVPAADDTEDEPGRETVVVEVGGKRLEVSLPSSLGMTLARTAAAGGAKPKRRAAKKSGPAASGDTLASPMQGTIVKVAVEEGQQVNEGDLIVVLEAMKMEQPLNAHRSGTIVGLAAEVGASLTSGAAICEIKD
- a CDS encoding DeoR/GlpR family DNA-binding transcription regulator, whose translation is MFAAERRQLILEMVRANGAVSLRELARVVQTSEVTVRRDVRALEAEGLLDRRHGGAVLPGGFTRESGFPQKSHLATAEKTAIADVAAGLVEEGEAVVVGAGTTTQELARRLARVPGLTVVTNSLLVAQALAHANRVEVVMTGGTLRGSNYALVGSGAEQSLQGLRVSRAFLSGSGLTAERGLSTSNMLSASVDRALVQAAAEVVVLADHTKLGTDTMFQTVPTDVITRLVTDEPPPHDDRAGTELQALADQGVQITVAGASASGGGESMAGRRPRRESPLPVQRRGGPTAQLRSAGAPLHEQQAERARVADMRRR
- a CDS encoding NAD(P)H-quinone dehydrogenase, translating into MTRIVIIGGGPGGYEAALVGAQLGAEVTVVDCDGLGGASVLTDCVPSKTLIATAEVMTTFDSSYEELGIVVADDTPHIEQAARVVGVDLGKVNRRVKRLALAQSHDITASVTRAGARVVRGRAKLGGPQGIDGTRDVIVTAADGSETILTADAVLIATGGHPREIPDAMPDGERILNWTQVYDLEELPEELIVVGSGVTGAEFAGAYQALGSRVTLVSSRDRVLPGEDPDAAAVLEDVFRRRGMNVIGRSRAESAKRVGDRVEVTLSDGRVLSGTHCLMAVGAIPNTGNMNLEESGVKLKESGHIWTDKVSRTSSPGVYAAGDVTGVFALASVAAMQGRIAMYHFLGDAVAPLNLKTVSSNVFTDPEIATVGYTQADVDSGKIDARVVKLPLLRNPRAKMQGIRDGFVKMFCRPGTGIVVGGVVVSPRASELIHPISIAVDNNLTVEQIANAFTVYPSLSGSIAEVARQLHTRKSSDEA
- a CDS encoding gamma-glutamylcyclotransferase, which translates into the protein MSLYAAYAGNLDPRLMTRRAPHSPLRGTGWINDWRLTFGGEQMGWEGALATIVEAPRHQVFVALYDVAPLDEDSMDRWEGVGLDIYRRMRVRVHTLDGEEAAWVYVLNGYEGGLPSARYLGELADAAESAGAPHDYVMELRKRPC
- a CDS encoding purine-nucleoside phosphorylase, producing MNASVTDPFAAADAAAARLRELTGAETHDVALVMGSGWAPAAEALGAPEAEFPVTELPGFPPPAVEGHGGKIRSYKIGEKRALLFLGRTHYYEGRGVAAVAHGVRTAVAAGCKTIVLTNGCGGLREGMKPGQPVLISDHLNLTATSPIVGANFVDLTDLYSPRLRAMCKEIDETLEEGVYVQFPGPHYETPAEINMIRVMGADLVGMSTVLEAIAAREAGAEVLGISLVTNLAAGLSGEPLNHEEVLQAGRDSAARMGKLLTQVLARI
- a CDS encoding phospho-sugar mutase; translation: MQDDLIARARAWMAEDPDPETADELAKLIEAGDTTELADRFSGMLQFGTAGLRGELGAGPMRMNRNVVIRAAAGLAAYLKAQGHDGGLVVVGYDARYKSADFARDTAAVMIGAGLRAAVLPRPLPTPVLAYAIRHLGAVAGVEVTASHNPPRDNGYKVYLGDGSQIVSPADAEIAAQIDAIAALADVPRAEDGWQDLGDEVLEAYLARTDAVLTPGSPRGVRTVYTAMHGVGKDVVLAAFARAGFPAPVLVAEQAEPDPAFPTVAFPNPEEPGAMDLSFATAARVNPDIVIANDPDADRCAVAVPDAASASGWRMLRGDEVGALLAAHLVHKGATGVFAESIVSSSLLGRIAEAAGVGYEETLTGFKWISRVEGLRYGYEEALGYCVDPEGVRDKDGVTAALLVAELASELKEQGRTLTDLLDDLAMEHGLHATDQLSVRVEDLSVIASAMAALRAEPPASLAGLRVTSAEDLNEGTATLPPTDGLRYYLEGDYKARVIVRPSGTEPKLKCYLEVVVPVADASDLLPARARGQEVLDAIKKDLAAAAGI